From Listeria swaminathanii, the proteins below share one genomic window:
- a CDS encoding PTS sugar transporter subunit IIB, which produces MNNIMLVCSAGMSTSLLVKKMTEAIENKQVEATVIAVAEADFDKYKGDVDVVLLAPQVRFLEKNLKRVLDPLGIPVAIINGIDYGTMDGEKVLNDALAMIEK; this is translated from the coding sequence ATGAATAACATCATGTTAGTTTGTTCGGCCGGTATGTCCACAAGTCTACTCGTAAAAAAAATGACAGAAGCTATCGAAAATAAACAAGTAGAAGCCACTGTTATTGCAGTTGCAGAAGCTGATTTTGATAAGTACAAAGGCGATGTAGACGTTGTATTACTCGCACCGCAAGTTCGCTTTTTAGAGAAGAATTTGAAACGAGTACTGGACCCATTAGGTATTCCAGTTGCAATCATTAACGGGATTGACTACGGAACAATGGACGGCGAAAAAGTGCTAAATGATGCACTAGCAATGATTGAGAAATAA
- a CDS encoding rhodanese-like domain-containing protein, whose protein sequence is MQTKKIELLETYLSLYINHFTVLENMDKEDSRYVVLDVRNAPAQIKKDQIKGATAIPAKDLANHLDELDKNKIYVVYDWTGGTTLGKEALLILLSADFEAYELAGALEGWKGMNLPIETL, encoded by the coding sequence ATGCAAACAAAGAAAATCGAATTACTAGAAACTTATTTGAGCTTGTATATTAACCATTTTACGGTTTTAGAAAATATGGATAAAGAAGATTCCCGCTATGTCGTGCTAGATGTTCGTAATGCTCCAGCACAAATCAAAAAGGATCAAATTAAAGGTGCTACAGCCATCCCAGCAAAAGACTTAGCAAATCACTTGGATGAACTAGATAAAAATAAAATCTATGTTGTCTATGATTGGACGGGTGGTACAACTTTAGGAAAAGAAGCATTACTTATCTTACTATCAGCTGATTTTGAAGCTTATGAATTAGCCGGGGCTCTTGAAGGATGGAAAGGCATGAATTTGCCAATTGAAACATTATAA
- a CDS encoding MBL fold metallo-hydrolase, with translation MKTTIKVVLIVVSIMALSACNKPLNQGSSDNPSSQSDESNTSKTGQKLAVKTFSSSEGFSCEVHILSSKKGNILIDPGFYDNELAEYVESIGGLDAILITHGHWDNIHALDSIVKANLDAEVFMHELDVPFLRDPHLNCSDINGFSLLVDTKPKTLTEGFYTISGYNIEVLHTPGHTKGSSSFYLPEENILFSGDTFMIPFVGSANHPTGSETDRKTTINQFKERDFRGDMKIYPGHRGNTTYNEMMQTNIDLQ, from the coding sequence ATGAAAACTACAATTAAAGTTGTTTTAATAGTTGTTTCTATTATGGCTCTTTCTGCTTGTAACAAACCTTTGAATCAAGGTTCTAGCGATAATCCATCTTCTCAATCAGATGAATCAAACACTAGTAAGACTGGCCAAAAATTAGCTGTAAAAACATTTTCGAGCAGTGAAGGTTTTTCATGTGAAGTTCATATATTGAGCTCTAAAAAAGGCAATATTCTTATTGATCCCGGTTTTTACGATAATGAACTTGCTGAATATGTAGAGTCAATAGGTGGCTTGGACGCTATTCTAATTACACATGGTCATTGGGATAATATACATGCACTTGATTCAATAGTCAAAGCAAACCTAGATGCCGAGGTGTTTATGCATGAATTGGATGTTCCATTTTTACGTGATCCCCATCTAAACTGTTCTGATATTAATGGCTTCTCTCTTTTAGTTGACACGAAACCAAAGACGCTCACAGAAGGTTTTTATACAATCAGTGGCTATAACATTGAAGTGTTGCATACACCCGGACATACTAAAGGCAGTAGTAGTTTTTATTTACCGGAAGAAAATATATTATTCAGTGGCGATACATTTATGATTCCTTTTGTTGGTAGTGCAAATCACCCCACCGGAAGCGAAACTGATAGAAAAACAACCATAAATCAATTTAAAGAACGTGATTTTAGAGGTGATATGAAGATATATCCCGGTCATAGAGGAAACACAACTTATAATGAAATGATGCAAACAAACATTGATTTACAATGA
- a CDS encoding type I restriction endonuclease: MKMDIETLLLDVKKLGERVSALKDSISTEEATKTSLIMPFFQLLGYDVFNPLEFSPEYIADVGIKKGEKVDYAILNNNNPIILIEAKSIKEDLKNHDSQLFRYFGTTTAKFGILTNGNEYRFYTDLEEPNKMDRAPFFSFVLTEVKDVQISEIFKFQKENFDVDNISKAASDLKYLNFVKEFLTKEVNDPSEDFVKFILGEIYDGMKTKVIIDKFTPVVKRGFRQFIADQVNSKLNAALNTSVSVEELEVPQVEVTADGEEDIITTEAEIEAFTTTKLLLKDTIDTSRIFYRDNKSYFNIIIDNSIRKWVLRLYINNSRTYFVINDEEKTTIEIVDVIDIFNHADKIIPVVERYL, translated from the coding sequence GTGAAGATGGATATTGAAACGCTTTTATTAGATGTAAAAAAATTAGGGGAAAGAGTATCTGCTCTTAAAGACTCGATTTCAACGGAGGAGGCAACGAAAACATCATTAATTATGCCGTTTTTCCAATTGCTAGGATATGATGTTTTTAATCCACTTGAATTTTCTCCAGAGTACATTGCAGATGTAGGGATTAAAAAAGGGGAGAAAGTAGATTACGCAATCTTGAATAATAATAATCCAATTATTTTAATAGAGGCAAAATCTATTAAAGAAGATTTAAAAAACCATGATTCACAATTATTTAGATATTTTGGAACAACAACTGCTAAATTTGGTATTTTAACAAATGGAAATGAATATAGATTTTATACTGATTTAGAAGAGCCAAACAAAATGGACAGAGCTCCATTCTTTTCATTTGTACTTACAGAAGTGAAGGATGTCCAAATTTCAGAAATTTTTAAATTCCAAAAAGAAAATTTTGACGTAGATAATATTTCAAAAGCAGCTTCTGATTTAAAATATCTTAATTTCGTCAAAGAATTTTTAACAAAAGAAGTAAATGATCCAAGTGAAGACTTTGTTAAATTTATCCTTGGAGAGATTTATGATGGAATGAAAACAAAAGTGATTATTGATAAATTCACACCGGTCGTAAAAAGAGGTTTTAGACAATTTATTGCAGACCAAGTAAATAGTAAACTAAATGCAGCGCTTAATACATCTGTTTCAGTCGAAGAATTAGAAGTTCCTCAAGTTGAGGTAACTGCTGATGGTGAAGAAGATATTATTACAACAGAAGCGGAAATTGAAGCATTCACTACAACTAAATTATTATTGAAAGATACAATTGATACATCTAGAATTTTTTATAGAGATAACAAATCGTACTTTAATATAATTATAGATAACAGTATAAGAAAATGGGTTTTAAGATTATACATTAATAATTCAAGAACATATTTTGTGATAAATGATGAAGAGAAAACTACCATAGAAATTGTTGATGTAATTGACATTTTCAATCATGCTGATAAGATTATCCCAGTAGTTGAGAGATACTTATAA
- a CDS encoding Crp/Fnr family transcriptional regulator, producing MKKDISKLLKLSRICQNLTDEQINRLIQNNLITFVQYDRNEILFWTDKKPKNLIILLSGNIAMGKNTHDGRRVLGASNTSIGELIGEVRLFSDKKLFWDYAVALKHTEVLEISCEFLLNPVEKHADIQIILMQNVMRVFVRKFEFLSDKVRILSFSAARDRIAFYFFSMQNKDQRVMLTETREEIADYLGIARPSLSRELGRLQDEGFIQMKGNEVIILNQILFENILE from the coding sequence ATGAAAAAAGACATTTCTAAACTGTTAAAACTTAGTAGGATTTGTCAAAATCTTACTGACGAACAAATAAATCGTTTAATACAAAATAATCTAATTACATTCGTTCAATATGATCGAAATGAAATCTTATTTTGGACTGATAAAAAGCCAAAAAATCTCATTATTCTCTTATCTGGTAATATCGCTATGGGGAAAAATACACATGATGGTCGGCGAGTTTTAGGTGCAAGTAATACAAGTATTGGGGAGCTAATTGGGGAAGTGCGTCTTTTTTCTGATAAAAAGCTCTTTTGGGACTATGCAGTGGCTTTAAAACATACGGAGGTATTAGAAATTTCATGTGAATTTCTATTAAATCCAGTTGAAAAGCATGCTGATATTCAGATTATATTGATGCAAAATGTAATGCGTGTTTTTGTAAGGAAATTTGAATTTTTAAGTGATAAAGTTAGGATTCTTTCTTTTTCCGCAGCACGAGATCGGATTGCTTTTTATTTTTTTAGTATGCAAAATAAAGATCAGCGTGTTATGCTCACTGAAACTCGAGAAGAAATTGCTGATTATTTAGGAATTGCTAGGCCTTCACTATCACGTGAACTAGGTCGTTTGCAAGATGAAGGCTTTATTCAAATGAAAGGTAATGAAGTAATTATATTGAACCAAATTTTATTTGAAAATATACTTGAATGA
- a CDS encoding MarR family winged helix-turn-helix transcriptional regulator — MDNFSFVDRPDNQRIQLMNDVSEQDAIITELFLDFQWTYRNMQKVYDDVLDKNNLSESRFIILMFLKRAPNHELLPSLIAEKLGATRATVSKMLKAMEQKGWITKKTSISDKRSITIKLTEAGMHILENFLPINFQTVHLLFDQLTQDEMKQFSYLLGKIKQGTTKCAQETEK; from the coding sequence ATGGATAATTTTTCTTTTGTCGATCGCCCCGACAATCAACGAATTCAACTAATGAATGATGTTTCCGAGCAAGATGCGATAATCACTGAATTATTTCTGGATTTTCAGTGGACGTATCGGAATATGCAAAAAGTCTACGATGATGTGCTTGATAAAAATAATTTAAGCGAGTCAAGATTCATCATTCTAATGTTCTTAAAACGAGCACCTAATCATGAGTTATTACCTTCTCTCATAGCGGAAAAGCTTGGTGCTACTCGTGCGACAGTTAGTAAAATGCTAAAAGCGATGGAACAGAAGGGCTGGATTACTAAAAAAACTTCCATTTCGGATAAGCGTTCTATCACTATCAAATTAACAGAAGCAGGAATGCACATATTAGAGAATTTTTTACCAATAAATTTTCAAACGGTACATCTATTGTTTGACCAACTTACGCAGGATGAAATGAAACAATTTTCTTATCTACTTGGAAAAATTAAACAGGGTACTACAAAATGCGCCCAGGAAACGGAGAAATAA
- a CDS encoding OB-fold protein, with protein MKKKKIYGITLLTLVLVVVIAFTVYQHATNNINDKAKDTSNQIKTTSQDEVASANTENNNTSDSNQSNKTTKEIVQAKDLLEAYKNNPAKKEPTSNGENITVNGVITYIGQDSHGTPSINLSDKANGEGYVLCVFGSFDELEAFSLGQEVTISANFHIMGSDGMVVLKQSEVL; from the coding sequence ATGAAGAAAAAGAAAATATATGGCATAACCTTGCTTACATTAGTATTGGTAGTAGTTATAGCCTTTACAGTGTACCAACATGCTACAAATAATATTAATGACAAAGCTAAAGATACCTCAAACCAAATAAAGACAACTTCCCAAGATGAGGTTGCATCTGCTAACACAGAAAACAATAATACCTCTGACTCAAATCAGTCTAATAAAACTACTAAAGAGATTGTCCAAGCTAAAGATTTGTTGGAAGCATACAAAAATAATCCAGCTAAAAAAGAACCCACCTCCAATGGAGAAAATATTACCGTGAATGGCGTCATTACTTATATCGGGCAAGATAGTCATGGTACACCTTCTATTAATCTTTCGGATAAAGCAAACGGAGAAGGTTATGTTTTATGCGTTTTTGGGTCCTTCGATGAACTAGAAGCGTTTTCTTTAGGACAAGAAGTAACTATCTCAGCCAATTTCCATATCATGGGCTCAGATGGCATGGTTGTTTTGAAACAAAGCGAAGTATTATAA
- a CDS encoding DUF871 domain-containing protein → MRKLGISVFPQHVALEESLEYIETAAKYGFSRIFTCLISANDEAEFAKLETICKRAKELGFDVIADVDPTVFESLNITYKELDRFKELGLAGLRLDLGFSGSEEAAMSFDDTDLKIELNISNGTRYVENILSYQANVGNIIGCHNFYPRKYTGLSREHFLRTSKQFKDLNLRTAAFVSSNSGEFGPWFVVDGGLPTMEEHRGEDITVQAKDLWNTGLIDDVIVGNMFASEDELRALSELNRNELQLAVEFLDGATDVEKEIVLTQKHFNRGDASEYVLRSTMTRVNFKQHDFPAHDTNTITKGDVTIDNNGYERYKGEMQVALQEMENSGNTNIVARIVPEERYLLDTILPWQHFRLVEKTK, encoded by the coding sequence ATGAGAAAATTAGGAATATCCGTATTTCCACAACATGTTGCACTAGAAGAATCGTTAGAATACATTGAAACAGCTGCAAAATATGGTTTTAGCCGTATTTTCACTTGTTTGATTTCTGCTAATGACGAAGCGGAATTTGCTAAATTAGAAACAATTTGCAAACGCGCAAAAGAATTAGGATTTGACGTTATTGCTGATGTTGACCCGACTGTATTTGAATCGTTAAATATCACTTATAAAGAATTAGATCGTTTTAAAGAGCTTGGCCTAGCAGGTCTTCGCCTTGACTTAGGTTTCTCTGGTTCCGAAGAGGCAGCAATGTCCTTTGACGATACAGACCTAAAAATCGAGCTAAACATTAGTAATGGTACTCGTTACGTTGAAAATATCTTATCTTACCAAGCAAACGTAGGGAATATCATTGGTTGTCATAACTTCTACCCAAGAAAATACACTGGTCTTTCCAGAGAACATTTCTTACGTACAAGTAAACAATTCAAAGATTTAAACCTACGCACTGCAGCATTCGTTTCTTCTAATAGCGGCGAATTTGGCCCTTGGTTTGTTGTAGATGGCGGCCTTCCAACAATGGAAGAACACCGCGGCGAGGACATTACAGTTCAAGCAAAAGATCTATGGAATACAGGTCTTATCGATGATGTCATCGTTGGAAATATGTTCGCTTCAGAAGACGAGTTACGCGCTTTAAGCGAATTAAACCGTAACGAATTACAATTAGCTGTTGAATTCTTAGATGGTGCAACAGACGTAGAAAAAGAAATCGTTTTAACACAAAAACATTTCAATCGTGGCGATGCTTCCGAGTACGTTTTACGTTCGACAATGACACGTGTTAATTTCAAACAACACGATTTCCCTGCGCATGACACAAACACCATTACAAAAGGCGATGTAACAATCGACAACAATGGTTACGAACGCTACAAAGGCGAAATGCAAGTGGCTCTTCAAGAAATGGAAAACTCCGGCAACACAAATATCGTTGCTAGAATCGTACCAGAAGAGCGCTATTTACTAGATACTATTCTTCCGTGGCAACACTTTAGATTAGTTGAGAAAACAAAATAA
- a CDS encoding flavodoxin: protein MKKMLVTIFSLVLLLTLTACNNQQSTNSDNSKQPSTNSSDKKDISTKKALVVYYSQSGNTKKLANVIQQSTNADIFELELANPYPDNYDQMTEQVGLEQKDHITPELSKKITDFNNYGTIFIGSPIWRSSLAPPMASFITSYNLSGKTIIPFFTSDSGTLGNSVSVINSLVSTDVKVLDALAVQGDDASNSQSTVDNWLKKIGFTE, encoded by the coding sequence ATGAAAAAGATGCTTGTCACGATTTTTTCCCTTGTTCTACTACTAACACTCACAGCATGTAATAATCAGCAAAGTACAAATTCTGATAATAGTAAACAGCCTAGTACGAATTCAAGTGACAAAAAAGATATTTCTACCAAAAAGGCCCTTGTAGTTTATTATTCTCAATCAGGGAATACAAAAAAGCTCGCGAATGTAATACAGCAAAGTACTAATGCGGATATTTTCGAACTTGAATTGGCTAATCCATATCCTGATAATTACGATCAAATGACAGAGCAAGTAGGACTGGAACAAAAAGACCATATTACACCTGAGCTAAGCAAAAAAATAACTGATTTCAATAATTATGGCACTATTTTTATTGGCTCTCCAATTTGGAGGAGTTCTCTAGCCCCACCAATGGCTTCTTTTATCACAAGTTATAATTTATCCGGTAAAACCATTATCCCTTTTTTCACTAGTGATTCAGGTACTTTAGGAAACAGTGTATCCGTTATAAATAGTCTTGTTTCAACTGATGTTAAAGTTCTCGATGCACTGGCTGTTCAAGGAGATGACGCAAGCAACTCACAAAGCACGGTAGATAATTGGCTTAAAAAAATTGGCTTTACAGAATGA
- a CDS encoding sigma 54-interacting transcriptional regulator, giving the protein MSSRKEEVLQLLNEKEEKVSAADVAELLQMDRANASRYLNDLFKEKRIDKLPGKPVFYQAIKTTERATQPAGNMSESAFGRLIGSEDSLKVSIQQAKAAILYPPNGLHSLILGRTGTGKSLFAECMYQFAKESETIPADAPFVSFNCADYAQNPQLLFGHIFGVIKGAYTGAEETREGLLKKADGGILFLDEIHRLPPEGQEMLFTFIDKGEFRPLGESANVHHAQVQIIGATTESPDNFLLETFTRRIPMTITLPSLAERNLEERYQLVEFFLNQEATRLHQSIRVHRKALIAFLLYHASANVGQLQRDLKLACAKAFLHYKTKTANYILIEQDDLPIHVQKGLLHLKDEPEKLNRLIDVDKSIFKFVDTSDALVEMEDVHDVYHAIQEKADRLMKEGKDQSELEEALYVDVDQYFHDYMVQLPTHQTAKEIIAPAVWELTEKVYDMAEEKLNRKYNEKMKFAFSLHLQSTIERVREQKHIIHPDLNNIRKKYPKEFQVAIDLSALIEQELSIEIPFDEIGFLTMFLTEEVVDTSLSQENQVEVIVMMHGRSTATSMVETVQELLSIESGIALDMPLTVEVKAMYEKLKQTVIKLNPVKGVLILSDMGSLTSFGNMLTEELGIRTKTVTMVSTPVVLEAMRKASLGRGLEDIYQSCEQLFENKYKAHVLRAKPVKNAVIFTCFTGEGVAEQLRKVVAPIIDETKIEIIVLQFLHKEAFRERIDQLMEEYNILAIMGSVAFEYRDIPFFSALEVLSEGGLGIVSRILNDEVPYEKLIASLEGNLQAVSSAEQLVYFLRKVISELQLQLNVILESGVDIGMILHLAFLIERVKLGAVDREFPDLNEFAKNHMVEMQITQQMMENVEIEYDIVIPQSEIAYLTQMMLSNQVEEN; this is encoded by the coding sequence ATGTCTAGTAGAAAAGAAGAAGTCCTCCAACTTCTAAACGAAAAAGAAGAAAAAGTATCTGCAGCAGATGTCGCAGAATTGCTTCAAATGGACCGAGCGAACGCTAGTCGTTATCTAAATGATCTTTTTAAAGAAAAAAGAATAGACAAACTTCCTGGGAAACCGGTATTTTATCAAGCCATAAAAACGACTGAAAGAGCGACACAACCAGCGGGAAACATGTCAGAGTCGGCTTTTGGGCGGTTAATTGGTTCTGAAGATAGTTTAAAAGTAAGTATTCAACAAGCAAAAGCCGCCATTTTATATCCACCAAATGGGCTTCATAGCTTGATTTTAGGTCGTACGGGAACAGGGAAATCGCTATTTGCTGAATGCATGTATCAATTTGCCAAAGAATCGGAAACTATTCCAGCCGATGCGCCTTTTGTTTCGTTTAACTGTGCTGACTATGCACAAAATCCACAACTTTTATTTGGCCATATTTTCGGGGTCATTAAAGGAGCTTATACGGGAGCAGAAGAAACACGCGAAGGTTTGCTGAAAAAAGCAGACGGCGGGATATTGTTCCTTGATGAAATTCACCGCTTGCCTCCAGAAGGACAAGAAATGCTCTTCACCTTTATCGATAAAGGCGAATTCCGTCCACTCGGAGAAAGCGCGAATGTGCATCATGCGCAAGTTCAAATCATTGGAGCAACAACAGAATCACCGGATAATTTTCTGTTAGAAACGTTCACAAGACGTATCCCGATGACGATTACACTGCCATCACTAGCAGAACGAAACTTGGAAGAACGCTATCAATTAGTCGAGTTTTTCTTAAATCAAGAAGCGACCAGGCTACACCAATCGATTCGCGTACATAGAAAAGCGCTGATTGCTTTTTTACTTTACCATGCAAGCGCTAACGTTGGTCAATTGCAAAGAGACCTGAAGCTAGCCTGTGCCAAAGCCTTTTTGCATTATAAAACAAAAACAGCCAATTATATTTTAATCGAACAAGACGATTTACCGATTCACGTCCAAAAAGGTTTATTGCACTTAAAAGACGAACCAGAAAAATTAAACCGTTTAATTGATGTGGATAAATCCATTTTCAAATTTGTTGATACAAGTGACGCTTTAGTTGAAATGGAAGATGTGCACGATGTCTACCACGCTATCCAAGAAAAAGCAGACCGTTTGATGAAAGAAGGGAAGGACCAAAGCGAGTTAGAAGAAGCGCTATACGTTGATGTGGACCAGTATTTCCACGATTACATGGTTCAACTCCCAACCCACCAAACAGCCAAAGAAATCATTGCACCAGCCGTTTGGGAATTAACAGAAAAAGTATATGATATGGCCGAAGAAAAACTAAATCGCAAATATAACGAAAAAATGAAATTTGCCTTTTCGTTACATTTACAAAGCACAATTGAACGAGTGCGTGAACAAAAACATATCATTCATCCCGATTTAAATAATATCCGCAAAAAATATCCAAAAGAATTCCAAGTGGCGATTGATTTATCCGCATTAATTGAGCAAGAATTAAGCATCGAAATTCCTTTTGACGAAATTGGCTTTTTGACGATGTTCTTGACGGAAGAAGTGGTGGATACATCTCTTTCTCAGGAAAATCAAGTCGAAGTAATAGTTATGATGCACGGTCGTTCTACAGCGACAAGTATGGTGGAAACGGTGCAAGAATTACTAAGCATTGAAAGTGGAATCGCGCTGGATATGCCACTTACCGTCGAAGTAAAAGCGATGTACGAAAAACTAAAACAAACCGTGATCAAATTAAATCCTGTCAAAGGCGTACTAATCCTTTCTGATATGGGTTCACTCACTTCTTTTGGGAATATGTTAACAGAAGAGCTTGGCATTCGCACAAAAACTGTTACAATGGTAAGTACACCTGTTGTATTAGAAGCGATGCGCAAAGCCTCATTAGGTCGAGGTTTAGAAGATATTTATCAAAGTTGTGAGCAATTATTTGAAAATAAATATAAAGCACACGTTTTACGAGCAAAACCGGTGAAAAATGCAGTTATCTTCACTTGTTTTACAGGAGAAGGAGTAGCCGAGCAATTGCGTAAAGTCGTAGCGCCAATTATTGACGAAACAAAAATCGAAATCATCGTGTTACAATTCCTGCATAAAGAAGCATTCCGCGAGCGAATTGATCAACTAATGGAAGAATATAACATTTTAGCAATCATGGGTTCCGTAGCCTTTGAATACCGCGATATTCCATTCTTTAGCGCGCTGGAAGTGTTATCAGAAGGCGGTTTAGGAATTGTTTCTAGAATTTTAAATGATGAAGTACCATACGAAAAATTAATCGCTTCATTAGAAGGCAATTTACAAGCAGTCAGTTCTGCTGAGCAATTGGTTTACTTTTTAAGAAAAGTAATTTCAGAATTGCAACTGCAACTTAATGTAATACTTGAGTCGGGTGTAGATATCGGCATGATTCTTCACTTAGCATTCCTCATCGAGCGCGTTAAACTTGGCGCTGTAGACAGGGAATTCCCAGACTTAAACGAATTTGCTAAAAATCATATGGTCGAAATGCAAATCACGCAACAAATGATGGAAAATGTGGAAATTGAGTACGACATCGTAATACCCCAATCAGAAATCGCATATTTAACACAGATGATGCTCTCCAACCAGGTGGAAGAAAACTAA
- a CDS encoding PTS lactose/cellobiose transporter subunit IIA — MELEQTIMQLIVHGGNAKSDAMLAIEAAKKGDFDAADEQIKNAEAALLEAHHSQTSLIQGEARGEKAEVSLLLVHAQDHLMNAITFKDLAKEIVDLYRSK; from the coding sequence ATGGAATTAGAACAAACAATTATGCAATTAATCGTACACGGGGGAAACGCTAAAAGTGACGCAATGCTAGCAATCGAAGCGGCAAAAAAAGGGGATTTTGACGCGGCCGATGAGCAAATCAAAAATGCAGAAGCAGCACTACTTGAAGCGCATCATTCACAAACTTCTTTAATTCAAGGCGAAGCGCGCGGCGAAAAAGCAGAAGTATCACTACTGTTAGTTCACGCACAAGATCACTTAATGAATGCTATTACTTTTAAAGATTTAGCGAAAGAAATTGTTGATTTATACCGCTCTAAATAA
- a CDS encoding MBL fold metallo-hydrolase, with translation MKKLVTTLFVFAAVFILSGCGSTETSKGKSSASLPTEKEVPLSDKQTTDSSKKLTVRTFDSTDSSSWAASFQVISSDKGNILIDPGKYDDELSNYVKTIGGVDAILITHGHWDKLRGLDDAIKANPDAKVYVHELDYPYFKDTKRNCSAEQGVEGTTNAKATTLVEGNYEISGYQIKVIHTPGHTEGSVLYHFPEENILIGGDTIMADKVAGSQHPGGNEAERKASITKFKKLSFPKDMRIYSGHGASTTYSELLQTNHDLQ, from the coding sequence ATGAAAAAATTAGTTACAACGCTATTTGTTTTTGCGGCAGTTTTCATTTTAAGTGGCTGTGGTTCTACAGAAACTTCTAAAGGTAAAAGTAGTGCTTCCCTTCCAACAGAAAAGGAGGTCCCATTATCAGATAAACAAACTACGGACTCTTCAAAAAAACTTACTGTTCGTACATTTGATAGTACTGACTCGTCATCCTGGGCAGCTTCATTTCAAGTTATAAGTTCTGACAAAGGTAATATTTTGATTGATCCCGGAAAATATGATGACGAACTTTCAAATTATGTAAAAACGATTGGTGGTGTGGACGCCATTTTAATTACTCATGGACATTGGGATAAGCTTCGAGGTCTTGATGACGCAATAAAAGCAAATCCTGATGCAAAAGTTTATGTTCATGAATTAGATTATCCTTATTTTAAGGATACAAAACGCAACTGTTCAGCTGAACAAGGAGTGGAGGGTACGACAAATGCAAAAGCCACCACTTTGGTTGAGGGAAACTATGAAATTAGTGGTTATCAAATAAAAGTTATTCATACACCTGGTCACACAGAAGGTTCTGTTCTCTATCACTTCCCTGAGGAAAACATTTTAATAGGAGGAGATACAATTATGGCTGATAAAGTTGCTGGATCACAACATCCCGGTGGAAATGAAGCTGAAAGAAAAGCTTCTATAACGAAATTTAAGAAGCTCTCTTTCCCTAAAGATATGCGTATTTACAGTGGTCATGGAGCAAGTACTACCTATTCAGAACTATTACAAACTAATCATGATTTACAATAA